The proteins below come from a single Oceaniferula flava genomic window:
- a CDS encoding class I SAM-dependent methyltransferase yields MSALFSNQSTTSDLVRLKQFLNESLGKAGVQLPQGDHTQLLNLACGRADESAVLADVFGKQGISLTGLDIRDREIGEAQERWKKFLPEHAEAEFLVQDCAKLDDLGVLPDDFNIAFMRHQNFWNGDTTWSKIYDQALHRLKEDGLLVITSYSDREHQLALDAIQNLGAELVLSEQNTQSRKLHDVPAGVEKSVDRHVAIFKKS; encoded by the coding sequence ATGTCAGCTCTCTTTTCCAACCAAAGCACCACCAGCGACCTGGTTCGCCTGAAGCAATTTCTCAACGAGAGCTTGGGCAAGGCCGGCGTGCAGCTACCGCAGGGAGATCACACCCAGCTGCTCAACCTCGCCTGTGGCCGAGCCGATGAGTCGGCCGTGCTGGCGGATGTTTTTGGCAAGCAGGGCATCAGCCTGACCGGTCTGGATATCCGCGACCGCGAAATTGGCGAAGCCCAAGAGCGCTGGAAGAAGTTCCTACCCGAACACGCCGAAGCCGAGTTCCTGGTGCAGGACTGTGCCAAGCTCGACGACCTCGGTGTGCTTCCTGATGACTTCAACATCGCCTTCATGCGCCACCAAAACTTTTGGAATGGTGATACCACCTGGAGCAAGATCTATGATCAGGCACTGCATCGACTGAAAGAGGACGGCCTGTTAGTGATCACCTCCTACTCCGACCGCGAACACCAACTCGCGCTCGACGCGATTCAGAACTTGGGAGCCGAACTCGTGCTCAGCGAACAGAACACGCAGTCGCGAAAACTGCACGATGTGCCTGCCGGTGTGGAGAAGTCTGTGGACCGGCACGTGGCTATTTTCAAAAAATCGTAG
- a CDS encoding DUF5685 family protein encodes MFGYLYAPAPTCGSSAKSLYQSIFCGLSCRLSSDYSPAARFLVNRDSTFLALAGAALAHEDTPMQLRTCCNPLAKEKPVACHAPSLSYAAAVTISGLATKLADNADDERGWRKQLPAWAGSLISPARDKATGVLNSSGFPTAKVIDQLQQQSTIEATGAGFTAASEPTAQSYGQIFSHLASLHGRSQLSRPLWMLGSSLGRLIYWKDAIDDWQDDIRRGQFNPLNHESPDRLPALVRAEFDQLQSATAAIPWNQHAALISSVIDHSIHHHQEMLKPPAAGGKKKKKEKDSWCDWCDCYSCDCGDCCDCGSKGKCGCDCGDSCSCCSCD; translated from the coding sequence TCTTTACGCTCCGGCCCCCACCTGTGGCAGCTCGGCAAAATCACTGTATCAAAGCATCTTCTGCGGCTTATCGTGTCGGCTCAGCAGCGATTACTCTCCCGCCGCCCGTTTCCTGGTGAACCGCGACTCCACCTTCCTCGCTCTCGCCGGTGCCGCGCTCGCCCATGAAGATACACCGATGCAGCTGCGCACCTGCTGCAACCCGCTGGCCAAGGAAAAGCCGGTGGCCTGCCATGCCCCGTCGCTGAGCTACGCCGCCGCCGTGACCATCAGTGGACTGGCCACCAAACTGGCCGACAATGCCGATGACGAACGTGGCTGGCGCAAGCAGCTGCCCGCCTGGGCCGGCAGCCTAATCTCTCCCGCACGCGACAAGGCCACCGGCGTGCTGAACTCCTCCGGCTTTCCCACCGCCAAGGTCATCGATCAGCTCCAGCAGCAATCGACCATTGAAGCCACCGGCGCCGGCTTCACCGCTGCCAGTGAGCCCACCGCGCAGTCCTACGGGCAGATCTTTTCCCACCTCGCCAGCTTACACGGTCGATCACAACTCAGCCGACCACTTTGGATGTTAGGCAGCTCGCTGGGTCGTCTGATCTACTGGAAAGACGCCATCGACGACTGGCAGGACGACATCCGCCGTGGCCAGTTCAACCCGCTGAACCACGAATCGCCCGACCGACTGCCGGCACTGGTTCGCGCGGAGTTCGATCAACTTCAGTCCGCCACGGCAGCCATCCCTTGGAACCAACACGCGGCGCTTATCAGCTCGGTGATCGATCACTCCATCCACCATCATCAGGAAATGCTTAAGCCGCCTGCAGCAGGAGGTAAAAAGAAGAAGAAGGAAAAAGACAGCTGGTGTGATTGGTGCGATTGCTACAGCTGTGACTGTGGCGACTGCTGTGACTGCGGCTCGAAAGGGAAATGTGGCTGCGACTGCGGGGATTCTTGCAGCTGCTGCTCTTGCGATTAA